One stretch of Streptomyces sp. MMBL 11-1 DNA includes these proteins:
- a CDS encoding PucR family transcriptional regulator: MDEPSMPNPSAGTSRTTPPPGPPTPPVPLAELLAREELGLRRIAGPADADLLWVHTSEMADPYPYLLGGELLLSAGVLLTDPDHYVGRLVEAGAAALGFGVRPVHETVPRALIEACDRHGLPLLEVPPETPFTAIARAVWRLMAEARHRELRRVTRAQQALATAAARPDPVPAVLRQLATRLDGRAALLSARGEEVHAAGRRPEPEAAGALARLARVVASERPGSPSSATDTHGGTHLAAYALGGGEGLVLALATRRREPGDHTVAGIAVVLLSLLAAPHQGADAAGRSAALVRMLLGASPAEVAPLLGSTGPWTVIHARRTDGTPADALTAGALGASLGTALVDAGRGAGEAVRVLLSPDQGPDRNTARPGETTTRPDDHAEQPDRNRTRPDESAARPGERAEQPDRNRTRPDETTTRPDDHAEQPDRNRTRPDESAARPGERAPEPPRLTPRPGWTLGASAPTPLAALDAADGRAARALAHAWATRAPLTVDAPMSGLAALVPPEQAAAHARALLAPLTAPLADTLRCWLSLHGGWDRTAVALGVHRNTVRQRIGRCGELLGADLDDMDVRAELWFALRQA; the protein is encoded by the coding sequence ATGGATGAACCATCCATGCCGAACCCTTCCGCGGGCACCTCGCGGACGACTCCGCCGCCCGGCCCGCCGACCCCGCCCGTCCCGCTGGCCGAGCTCCTGGCGCGCGAGGAGCTGGGCCTGCGCCGGATCGCGGGCCCCGCCGACGCCGATCTGCTCTGGGTGCACACCTCGGAGATGGCCGACCCGTATCCGTATCTGCTCGGCGGCGAACTGCTGCTGAGCGCGGGGGTGCTGCTGACCGACCCGGACCACTACGTCGGCCGACTGGTGGAGGCGGGGGCGGCGGCACTCGGTTTCGGGGTCCGGCCGGTGCACGAGACGGTGCCCCGGGCCCTGATCGAGGCGTGCGACCGGCACGGCCTGCCGCTGCTGGAGGTGCCGCCCGAGACCCCGTTCACCGCGATCGCGCGGGCGGTGTGGCGGTTGATGGCCGAGGCGCGCCACCGTGAGCTGCGCCGGGTGACCCGCGCCCAGCAGGCACTGGCGACGGCGGCGGCCCGCCCCGACCCCGTGCCGGCGGTCCTCCGCCAACTCGCGACGCGGCTCGACGGCCGGGCGGCGCTGCTGTCGGCACGCGGCGAGGAGGTCCACGCGGCGGGCCGCCGCCCGGAGCCGGAGGCGGCGGGGGCCCTGGCCCGGCTGGCCCGGGTGGTCGCAAGCGAACGCCCCGGCTCCCCCTCCTCGGCCACCGACACCCACGGCGGTACCCACCTCGCCGCGTACGCGCTGGGCGGCGGCGAGGGCCTGGTCCTGGCGCTGGCGACCCGGCGACGGGAGCCCGGCGACCACACGGTGGCGGGCATCGCGGTGGTCCTCCTCTCCCTCCTTGCCGCCCCCCACCAGGGCGCGGACGCGGCGGGCCGTTCGGCGGCCCTGGTCCGCATGCTCCTGGGCGCCTCCCCCGCCGAGGTGGCCCCGCTCCTCGGCTCCACCGGCCCCTGGACGGTGATCCACGCCCGCCGCACGGACGGCACCCCGGCGGACGCGCTGACGGCCGGAGCCCTCGGCGCGTCGCTGGGCACGGCCTTGGTCGACGCGGGGCGCGGGGCCGGCGAGGCGGTCCGGGTGCTTCTGAGCCCCGACCAGGGCCCCGACCGGAACACGGCGCGGCCCGGCGAGACCACGACGCGGCCCGACGATCACGCAGAGCAGCCCGACCGGAACAGGACGCGGCCCGACGAGAGCGCGGCGCGGCCCGGCGAACGCGCAGAGCAGCCCGACCGGAACAGGACGCGGCCCGACGAGACCACGACGCGGCCCGACGATCACGCAGAGCAGCCCGACCGGAACAGGACGCGGCCCGACGAGAGCGCGGCGCGGCCCGGCGAGCGCGCGCCGGAGCCGCCCCGGCTCACCCCGAGGCCCGGCTGGACGCTCGGCGCGTCCGCGCCCACCCCCCTCGCCGCTCTCGACGCCGCCGATGGCCGGGCGGCCCGCGCCCTGGCCCACGCGTGGGCGACCCGCGCCCCGCTGACGGTGGACGCCCCCATGAGCGGCCTCGCCGCGCTGGTCCCTCCCGAACAGGCGGCCGCCCACGCCCGTGCCCTCCTCGCCCCGCTCACCGCGCCGCTGGCCGACACCCTGCGCTGCTGGCTCTCCCTCCACGGCGGCTGGGACCGTACGGCGGTGGCCCTGGGCGTCCACCGCAACACCGTCCGCCAACGCATCGGGCGGTGCGGGGAGTTGCTGGGCGCGGACCTGGACGACATGGACGTACGGGCGGAGTTGTGGTTCGCGCTGCGGCAGGCATGA
- a CDS encoding GNAT family N-acetyltransferase produces the protein MASLARHRLSPADTGPALRALRAWTPPDAPSGSLHPGDVGWLLRLDDATVYLWTDARASASAGTGAGAGPRASSSRAGARSGGAAEPAPVAVGFLDGPVLRVTAAPDADLGALASDAEELLVPGNDATDGLPVPGWEPDTEEPWLVFSWTPEPVSSRAVRVGESDLADRALVHRAAFAGSTLSVDHWRRMTGSPAGHLAVETLVRTPAGEPAAAATGWFGGAGRCGLLEPVGTHQDHRGHGYGRDAVRGACAALADRGASAVAVLTPAKNVAAAALYRSAGFTLVRENHDWTRPGRV, from the coding sequence ATGGCCTCACTCGCGCGGCACCGCCTGTCCCCTGCCGACACCGGCCCGGCGCTGCGTGCCCTGCGCGCGTGGACACCGCCCGACGCCCCGTCCGGAAGCCTGCACCCCGGGGACGTGGGCTGGCTGCTGCGGCTGGACGACGCGACCGTCTACCTCTGGACCGACGCACGGGCCTCGGCCTCCGCAGGGACCGGCGCGGGGGCCGGCCCACGGGCCTCCTCCTCGCGGGCCGGGGCCCGGTCCGGCGGTGCGGCGGAGCCTGCCCCCGTGGCGGTCGGCTTCCTCGACGGCCCCGTGCTGCGGGTGACCGCCGCACCCGACGCCGACCTCGGGGCGCTCGCGTCGGATGCCGAGGAGCTGCTCGTACCCGGCAACGACGCGACCGACGGCCTGCCCGTGCCCGGCTGGGAACCGGACACGGAGGAGCCCTGGCTCGTCTTCTCCTGGACCCCGGAGCCGGTGTCGAGCCGCGCCGTGCGGGTCGGCGAGTCCGACCTCGCCGACCGGGCGCTGGTGCACCGGGCCGCCTTCGCGGGATCCACGCTCTCCGTCGACCACTGGCGCAGGATGACGGGGTCCCCCGCGGGCCATCTGGCCGTGGAGACGCTCGTCCGCACGCCCGCCGGGGAGCCCGCGGCCGCCGCGACCGGCTGGTTCGGGGGCGCGGGCAGGTGCGGACTGCTCGAACCGGTCGGCACGCATCAGGACCACCGCGGCCACGGTTACGGACGCGACGCCGTACGGGGCGCGTGCGCGGCACTCGCCGACCGGGGCGCGAGCGCGGTGGCCGTTCTGACACCGGCCAAGAACGTGGCGGCGGCAGCGCTTTACCGATCGGCCGGATTCACCCTCGTACGCGAGAACCACGACTGGACGCGCCCCGGCCGGGTCTGA